In one window of Henckelia pumila isolate YLH828 chromosome 1, ASM3356847v2, whole genome shotgun sequence DNA:
- the LOC140876023 gene encoding uncharacterized protein isoform X1 → MAIALRGYSALEKASALCKFSSSFFRNWSTTTPAGNAAAAAESAGAASKKPKRKKKKNFFEVAQFLPNWGVGYHMAKTHWTSVSYEITKINLYKDGRHGKAWGIAHKDGIPADAPKKISGVHKRCWRYIAKSKKTGESASNPVLQAA, encoded by the exons ATGGCGATTGCTCTCAGAGGGTACTCTGCGCTAGAGAAGGCGTCGGCCCTTTGCAAATTCTCGTCTAGCTTCTTCAGAAATTGGAGCACCACCACTCCGGCAGGAAACGCCGCGGCGGCGGCGGAATCGGCTGGCGCCGCTTCCAAGAAACCGAAGCGCAAGAAGAAGAAAAACTTCTTCGAGGTGGCTCAGTTCTTGCCCAACTGGGGTGTTGGGTATCATATGGCCAAGACCCATTGGACGAGCGTCTCTTACGAGATCACTAAGATCAATCTTTACAAA GACGGACGGCATGGAAAAGCTTGGGGGATTGCTCACAAAGATG GCATACCTGCTGATGCTCCCAAGAAAATAAGTGGAGTCCACAAACGCTGTTGGAGATACATTGCAAAATCAAAGAAAACAGGAGAAAGTGCCTCAAACCCGGTTTTGCAAGCTGCCTAA
- the LOC140876023 gene encoding uncharacterized protein isoform X2, producing MAIALRGYSALEKASALCKFSSSFFRNWSTTTPAGNAAAAAESAGAASKKPKRKKKKNFFEVAQFLPNWGVGYHMAKTHWTSVSYEITKINLYKDGRHGKAWGIAHKDAQDTRLG from the exons ATGGCGATTGCTCTCAGAGGGTACTCTGCGCTAGAGAAGGCGTCGGCCCTTTGCAAATTCTCGTCTAGCTTCTTCAGAAATTGGAGCACCACCACTCCGGCAGGAAACGCCGCGGCGGCGGCGGAATCGGCTGGCGCCGCTTCCAAGAAACCGAAGCGCAAGAAGAAGAAAAACTTCTTCGAGGTGGCTCAGTTCTTGCCCAACTGGGGTGTTGGGTATCATATGGCCAAGACCCATTGGACGAGCGTCTCTTACGAGATCACTAAGATCAATCTTTACAAA GACGGACGGCATGGAAAAGCTTGGGGGATTGCTCACAAAGATG cacaagacacgagacttggataa